The DNA sequence ACACGTTTTGTGTGGAGAGaaagttcttttctcttttccacacatgtgtgtgttgtgtgaaagggaacagaatttcccacacacacacacacacacacacacaacacgaGTGTATTGTGTGAGAAGGACAAGAACTTGCCCCACATACAAAACACGTGTGTGTTGTGTAtgggggaagttcttttccctctcacacaacatacacacatttttgtgtgtgagggggaagttcttcccccccctctctctcacacacacacatgtgtgtgtgttgtgtgaaaGGAATCAGAATTTCCCCTACACACAAGACATATgtgtgttgtgcgagagggaaaagaacttgcCCCACATACAAAACAGGTGTGCTGTGTATGGGGGAAGttctccttctcacacaacacacACGCTCTGTGTGGaggggaagttcttttccctctgacacgtgtgtgtgtgttgtgcgaAAGGAAATAAACACGTGTGTGTGCCAGCGGCACcgggccagcccagcccagcccacacaCCAGGATGCTGGAGCAGAGGAGGGCTGCGAAGAGCGAACGGAGGAGCAGGTGGACAAAGAGGACGAGGAGCCAGGCGCAGGCAGTGCGCGAACAGGGCCTCGCGCCCCCTCCCCGAGCAGCGCCCGCGGCAGACTGCAGGTGCGAGGGCGGGACCTGTCGCGACGGCTGCCAGGGGACGAATGCCCGGCAGCGTGCCACGGACGTTGCTCCGGCGCGCGCGCGCATACACGAAGACCAACGGCTCACCTGCTTCGAACGCTGGCGCCGGCGACCACTGGCGCCGGCCGCCCGGCTGCGCAGCTCCCGCGGGTCACACATCTGGCACCGCCACAGCCCGGGCGAGCTCAGGAACAACCTCGGCAGCAGCTCCGCCGCCCTGCCCCGGCACAACCGGATGTGCCGCTGACGGCCGCGAAGGGCTTTCCGGATTAAGAGACCACCCCTCGGCCGGAGAAATGAATAAACAAAAGGCGGGCCGCCATTGGTCAGGGCACCTCCTCCGCCCCCTGACGTCATAGGGGGCGGTACTTGGTGACGTTGCTCTGGAAAGGGACTGTCTTGCCCCTCCCCTTGCTGCCTCCGTCAGGGtggaggttgcaatcctatccccgctttcctggcagtaagcccccattgactctaatgggacttacttcttagtagacatgcataagagtggGGTCtaaatctgcctgcctgctgcttatgcagggtaaccagatgcaatggaggacaatGAACTCCTGCTGAGTTCATTGGGGCtcgctcttaaaaaaaaaaaaaaaggctgcgtTGTATCACAATGACGGGGTCCCTCTGGGACACAGTACCATGTACtccacttctgagtaagcatgcacaggatgaGATTAAAAGCCagttctgctcaacgttgcatatatgcaacagggatcaaatgtgcacacctgtgggctgggcagaaataaagGCCTGTCACTGAATGGGATAGGTGGGGGGGGTGGCTAGTTCCCTTAACAAAAATGGCGACCGCCTCCACGTTCCCGGGTTTCCCTTCATGCCTAACGCGTGTGCATCACTTCCGTAAGTGTTGTGGTGCGCCCTGCTCCTTGCACCCCCTAGAGAGAGACATCGCAGAAGAGCGAAGAATGGCAGCAGTGAGCACGCAGACGCTGGAGTGGATCTACTCCCTGGTAaggcgctgctgctgctttctcagGCTGCGGTCCTATGCTGGACAcactttccctgggagtaaacatTGAAATCCAATCTTTCAATGGATCAGTTATCAACTGAGCAATTACTTGCCCTCTTTTGTTGCTACAATCTGCAAATGTGAGAAATCTTTCTTGAATCTCatactgcatttcttttaaaagtacatatctcaaAGGAAATGTTATTTGTTCAGTATGGGAGGAATCTGGTGTGGAATCTACTATTACTGCAAAGTACTTTGCAGATTGCCTCTCAAGCAAAATGTGTTGTTTCACAAGATTTGAGCATTCTGCAATAAACTCATTTTGTGAGTCAGGGGACAGATAATGAACTTGAAGCCACTCACCCCTTTTCTGTGACTCCTCCACACGTAGTACATGTTCCTGAACTATGGGGTCCCACCTGGAGAGCAGTTCAATGAGTCCTAAAAAGTTTCCATTGTCTGGATCACCAATTTGTTGGGATGAACCAGTAAATGGTAGACCACGTTCTCCCAACACGAGTACATCTATTATACGCTTTAAGAGGTTATACCATTTTGCAGCTTCTGTTTTGATTGATGCTTTAAGATTATGTCAGCTCCTGTCCCAGACAGCAGGCGCCTTTCCAGTTTTCGCCAAGCCAGGTATTCTCTGTGGCTATTGCCTTTTTCATGTTTTGGGATCCTGTAGGAAAGTTTCCGCCACTTTCCATTCAGACCCCAGCCTTCAGCAGATACCAGTGCAGACGTCTGTGCAGCAGAAGTGCTAGTCTTGACTGTCTTGTGCCAAAATAATCTACATGGGAAGCAATATAAAGCTTGTTTCTGCTGACTCCAAACAAGCCAGTCGCTTGAATGTACTTCTTCATTAGTGCTTTGATATTTCAGTATGCTTTCTGGGAAAACTGTATTGCAGGTATCTTTTGGGAATGTTTTGGGCATAGGGATGTGACCATTCATAACatacttttctatttccttttgaggtGGAAACTCAGTTGTGATATATCCAGTGTCAAGGCCTACATTGTGATCATTCctctccttccaaattcactttcacatgcatctgcatgtctacttctttctgtttttcattttttgcatctgcctgtttatcaaaactctgtgcagaagcacccaaatcaatttggggataaggctttcaacatcttttctgttccaattctacaggtgagctcaatggagaactctgtgAATGCGAAGCTGCACCTAACCCAAACCAAAATAGTGTTTGTTGACCCCTTCTATGAGTTTCATCtcgttcttttttgtcttttcttttctgggctCCTGATTACATTCTGGGCTCTTAGAATACATTTTAGAGGCAGACCAGACTGAAGAGAAGAAAAGCCACCCAAAAATTTTTTGGACATTGAAAATGTTGAGGGAATGtttaggatgccagcaggccacaagaacagatctcagcccctctcttaCAGCTCAGAGCACAGGTCTGCCTCATGTACTAGTGCCCAAGTCCAGTAGATGGCGCTGCTGCTTTGCCTTGTGGGAGTTGGAGGCCAGTTCGTAGCAGTTCATGGAGCTTGCTCCTGTGCAGGCATTGGCTGCAATGAACTTGCCTCTGAGTTCCAGGaggcaaagcagcagcagtgaaacctGCGAGCCACAGCTaagctctgagggaagggggcaggccCAGTAGGCTGTAgcctgctgctttgccttctgGGAGTCCAGTTGGTCAGAGCTAGTGTCAGTGTCCTGTCTCCCGTGCAGCAgtctgctgagctctcaggagACTGTATCGCTCCAGCCCCCCTCCTCTAGCTCCCTGGCTCCCTTTCAGACCCTGGGCCCAggcacaaattacccctttacccccctctcctaggccctgtgtacAGGTATAAAAACAATCATTTTATGCAATCTTCTTTCAACAGATGCTTCTCACCATTGTATTGCTTTCATGGGGATATGTAATTTATGCAACACGAATAGCAGCCCAGTGGCAGCTGCAGAAGTACTACCCCACAGGAACACAGAAGTTCTGAGACACTGAAGCAGGAAGCCTTTCCACAGCCACACAGTAATGTTGAGGGCATTCAAGATGGTTCCAACAACACCAGTAATATCAATCCTGAACTGTCAGAAGCATGGATTGAGACAAAAATAGAATACCTAAAAGGATGTGATAATCTCAGTCCTGTTAGTGGAAAGGATCTCCTCTCTAACTCTTAACACCCATCTTCACACTGGCTGAAGAACTATCTTCAAGAGAAGCCCCATTCACTTCTGAGGATTATGCTGGTGCAATCCAGAGGACGGCATCCAAAAAGAACCACAATTGACAAAATTTAGTTTTCTACATATAACCTTGTGGCTTGACAGTGTCAAGGTGGAGAGATCATCTAAGCATTTTAAACATGAAATGGATTATATAGTGTGATAATTTTACTATTTAACTGATTTAATTTTACTAACGTTTTTAGGTGAATTCATTACAAGAAAGTTGTGCTAATACATGAAGCATTTCATAGTACAGAAACAGGAGTGTTTGAGAGACTAAATATAAAACTTATGAAAGGGTTTACATTTTACAGAGTATCAGCAAAAGTTGTTTGCGTATTTGTAATCTTTATAGATGGCCAGTTTGATTAGTGTTCATACCATATTGTTACAGAACTCAATAGGAAAGGGGATACTCAAGTTTCTAAAGAATTTAAAGAAAAGTGATTTGCACAAACATTTTATCTCCTTGATTCTGTACAACTGCTTACAACAGTTAGTGAGTGTAGTTCATTCAGTTATGTTTCTACACACAGCTTGAACTCCAACCTAAcaagtttaattttttaaacttgcCAATTTGAGTTCCTTAAATCTTAATGTGAACTtaatccactttgtgaacttttttgttgaaaaggggtatataaatattaatagtcTACCATCTGCACTTAGAGAATTCATGGCAcagtacttccccccccccattcactctTCTGGATGGAGTACATGATTAAGGCATATTGACTTTCCAAATCAGTTATTACACACACTACAGTATCAGTAAATACTTGCTACTTAGCAATTCATACAACTATTCACAGTGAGTTAGAGGGTATATTCATTCTAGTCTGAACAGACAGTCTGGGAAGGCTGCAGCAATacaagttcagtttaaaaaacacacacaacagtaCTCTTTCAGTCATTTTTATTGTTCAATTAAGTTATATTCAGAATGACATAATATATTTTACAGTATGCAAAATAGATGCCTGTAGCCTTGAGTCGCTGAATCTCTTAATGATGACTACTTGGTATTTCTATTGGGGGAATTACTTCACCTGTCTCCAGAATTGTATCACCctaagacattaaaaaaaataaaattatagaaACCATTGTTACAATGCAGTTATTTCAGACACCAATTAAATACACCTTTGTTTCCAACATGGAAGAATTCAAACCCAACTGTTATACTACTGCTACAAAAACACTTATGTACAAAATATTTTCCTATGTGTTAGAAATTTCAGCTATATTACAAAAGCACCAACTTCTCACACTAGATttacttatggtccaatcctatccccctcccccaccagcgcAACTTGGGTTGCACCAGCAGAGACAGCTTTAGGGCACTCACAAAGCAGACTCCACTGATGCACACTGCAGAACCACCAACAGGGAGGTTGGAGTGGCCTCCCGTGCACTGATGCACCTAAAGAcatgtgccagagcaggtaagtccacaCAGGAAGTTGGAGGGAAATGGGAAGAGGGTTGAACAGGGTAGGGGTGGtcagaacagggcagtgacaaGGTGAGGAGAAGGGTGATCAGGCCCGGGAGGCgggatcagcagcagtggtgcacaccaaatgccaaccccttcccaggcctaatccacctTCTGGGTCAACGCAAAtgtgagctggtgcaggtccaagttgacccagagaggctgctggggcttgccccaggcaaggagacaaatatccctttaccccaatGCTTCCCAATCTTTGGCTCCCATGATGCTCCCCTGTACTGCTAATGCAGCACatggctcctggaagtgactgatAATGATGCCATCACTAGTTCCTTCTGCGTTCAGAGAGTGGTTTGGACAAACTAAAACTGTAGTGTTCCATGTGCTCTCACTGCCAGCCAGTCGGCCAATGGCCCATGATGCCCCAGGAAGTGCCTTGTGATGccctggggcgttgcaacacacagtttgggaagtcctgtcttacctcgaggagaccccCACCAGCccaaatcccccatgggatacagcagatacTACGCTGGCACTGCTACATCATTCGGGgatttggttaggattaggctgcctgatACGTCAAACTTCAAGGCCTTCTTGAAACAGAGGGGTACAAATACACAACAAACCCCGAATTTATAACTGGAATGTAACTCACTTTAAGAGAATGGCTGCTGTCCATCATGTGTGTATGTATTCAAGTCTCAATGAAATAAAAAACACCTTTTTTCAAAGGCACACCACTTAGGGAAAGCACTTGATTTAATATGTGCTACAGGGCTTCAATTTCATCTTGTCCTATATACAGTCTTCTCAATTGATTCTTCATAAATTGTAAATTCTATTTTATGAACTTCTGCCTTTCAGGATGTTGTGACCAGACAGCTAACAGGGTTAAGCTGTCACAAAACTGAAATAAGTTAtcagaaaaaataaaacactgactTACTGGAAAAATCTTGCGCTTTGACTCAACAATACCATATGGCTGTGCCTGTTAATGAAAATAGTAAACATAAGAATTCTTAAGAAAGTAAAAGCTGTATTTACTATAGCTTATGCTTTTGCAATTGAGTGACTCCATTACCTTCTAGTCTGGATCTAGAGGTTGTCACAAGAAAATGTACGCATGCTTTACAGTGTCAAacttattatgctataattcacacatatactgcatatggtgtacacaggacCAGTTGCTCGACCCAGTTAATTAGTTAATCAATTAGACTAAGTGCTCAAAATATTCCCCACTGGCGTCTAAACACCACTGAccaagggatctgcagacatccaccaacatATCTGTTGGGATGATTCCACATTCTCTTCAACTGCTTCACTTAGGTGTTTGAGTACTGTAGGTTTTCTACAGTTATGTATGACTTGGAGCTGTGTGTACATTTTTCTGAGACACCCTGTATTTCATTGCACCTGAACTTACTGTCTTCTCTCCAAGATTATTAAAGTCCTCCATATCTAAAAGGGTACTCCAAACAAAAATGTTTCATGTCCATAAAGCGGCAGTGTTCTGGTGCTTCTGCAAAGTATCTGTATCATTTACTTACATAATACTGTTGTGATGAATCCCCTACATTTTTTCTTGTCTCCccccatgtcttttttttttttttttgtattttaggGCAGTTTTTAACTCCTCAGCCGTTCCTATGCCGTTCAGCTGCCAGGATATACTTTGCAAGCAGCCATTGTTCTTTATGTAAAATTATATTACGACACAGAGAGAGAACACATGGGGATGTGTATTGGGCTCATCTTCCCATCTGAGATGGCTAGCTCCCTGCTGAGATTAGTATACACTTAGCAATTGGATAATTGTCTATCCTGGACCAATGGGTTCTGACAGCTGTTTTATCAGAATAACCATGTATGTGAACAATTAGTAAATTAGAAAGTACAATTTCTCAATAGCAAGAACCAAAAAAGTAAACAATCTGTCCCCAATACAGAAGTCTGCATGTACAACAGCAGCTGTATGCACATCCACCCACTAAAGATACAGTTGCTATGGTCAAGTCTGACAGTACTATAAATCTACTGATGGTGTGGGAAAGTATTTGGTCCCCTGCCTACCAAAGCCAGCTATTAAAACTGTCAGAGTTCACCACTGTGACCATTTGTTTGGGAAGTTTACAGATAAAACCAGCATGGTTCATTGCAAGTCTGTCCCTGGCTACTGGATACAAAGTGTTTCATTTGCACACTTTTTAAAGATGCAGCCTCTAATCCAGCAAGCAGATATAAATGCAGAACTTCATATAATCCCCAGCAGGAAGGCAAAGTTCACCTCAAAAGCTGCAATGACACAAAAGGCCTTGTGGATACTTACTGATGCACAGCTTGTGACTGTCTACTAGATCTGACCAGTCAACACGCATAATCGCCTCTGttttacatttccccaaatgggaGGGTACTTTTGATTTCTTAGAAATCAGTCTTTTCTGCCAAACttggtgtggttggtctgtggaacttctttccacaggatgtggtgatggtgtctggcctggacgcctttaaaggggattggaccaatttctggaggaaaaatccatcacgggttacaagccatgatgtgtatgtgcaacctcctgattttagaaatgggctacgtcagaatgccagatgcaagggagggcaccaggatgcaggtctcttgttatctggtgtgctccctggggcatttggtggtccactgtgagatacagaaagctggactagatggacctatggcctgatccagtggggctcttcttatgatgttAAACtgttgggagggggaaatggggcaatAATCTCATGGGTAAGGAGTATCGGGACAAGCCAGTTTCCCACAATAAAAAAGCTGCCCATTCCTATTCTGTAAACCAACTTAAAGGTCTCTGGGGAGCAGCAGGTAGAAGATGTGAAAAGAAAATATAGTATATGCAAAGGCATATTGCCAGAAATGCCGCAAACATACATACCATCAGATGATATTTGACGTAGTAATGGGAAATCCAAAAAGGAATAAGTAGTCGAACTACAACAAATACTCCAGCATTATAGGTTTTGAATACCTATAAAAAAAGGAATGATTTTTTTAATGATTACCCTAAAAACTAGACAGAAAATGTAAAATTTTCTTATGCACACATCAGCTTGTAGTTTTACAATAATTATTTTATATGCAATTAGTAGGGGTTTCCTTGATCTGAATTCAACATTAGaactacttcccccccccccaaaaaaattagtTAAACCCAAAAATAGCTTCCTTTTCAGACCCTGCAACACTGGAACACCATGAAATACATGTAAAAAAGAACTGTAAAGCAGTTTTGGTCACTGAAAAATAATAGTTTGATTTGCTCTCCAAATATAATAATCTCAGGTTGTATTCACACTACATCACCACTTGAATGCCCCATGTGAATAATAGGTGTGCACTGGAATATATCCCTTAATGCTCTGCAATGTATAGAGATTCCATGGCAGATGCTACTAGGTTCTTCAGCAAACAAATCACTGTGATGCAGATCCCAAGAAGGACAGAAAGTTTATAACTCTGTgtactggggaaaaaattgaGTTAGTTACTTTACAGTGGAAATTGCATAAAAGAATAAGACCACATGCTTCTCCTTGTTCATACCACAAGCTTCTCCTTGCTCttctaaacaaaaataaatctgagaaatgtttttaaattctttacaAGGAGTAACTCTGAAAGTTGTAAGAGTATGAAAGGATATGCATTTTCATTCACAGTTATGTATCTTGGTAATGGAACTGTGTTAATAACCATACACAATGATGTTCTTGTTTCAATACATTATGATAAAAGATTTTGGTTCCAGTGCATACCAATGCAAACTGGCTGACTTCTTTAAGGGAGGCTTTGAGGACACAGCTTTGGAATACCTGCATCAAACATTTGTGAGAGAACCGTCTCTAAAAATTCAAAACCAGTACACTCAACACACAACCATGTTTAGACTAAAGTTCTGCACAACAGGCCCAGCTTTTCCCATGCAGTGATAAGAAATTTCCACCTGTCATGTACTGCCCTGACAGAACAAACAGTGGCAACTCTTACCAGAGTTTGTCATACTGATGCTGCTTAACAGATATAAAGCAACTTTAAATTTACACAGCCATCTGCCACCTTCATTCCTATGTATCTCCAATGATCAAGGCAAAGAGAGGCACAGAAAAAAGTAACTTGGTCAAAGGCAcatcataagaccataagaagcaccctgctggatcaggcccagggcccaactagtccagcatcctgtatctcacagcggcccaccaaatgccccagggagcacacaagagaacaagagacctgcatcccgatgccctcccttgcacctggccttctgaggcagcctacttcgaaaccaggagattgcacatacctatcatgtcTTGtcacccatgatgaacttttcctccagaactttgtccaatccccctttaaaggcatctaggccagatgccatcaccacatcctgtggcaaggagttccacaggccaatcacacactgggtaaaaaaatacttgcttttgtctgtcccaaccctcccaacattcaattttggtggatgtcccctggttctggtgttttgtgagaggcgTTGTGTGTGTGTAACCTCCCACGCAGCTCGTTGTAATGTTGTGTGAAAGGTGGTTCGtgtgcacacgtgtgtgtgtgtgtgtgtgtatgtagccTGTtatggtattgtgtgagaggttgtgtgtgtgtgcttgtgggtAACCTCCATTGCAGCTTGTTGTGCGGTGTGCAAAAGGCGCTGTGTGTGTGAGACCTCCCCTGCAGTCCCTGTTGTGCAGAGCGTGAGAGGCATTGTGTGTGACCTCTCTTGCAGCCCGTTGcggtgttgtgtgtgtgagaccTCCCCTGCAGCCCCTGCTGTGCGGAGTGTGCGAGAGGCTCTgttggtgagtgtgtgtgtgcctgtgtgcaaggccagccttcaccaccacccccgccccgccccgggcTGAGGGGCCACCGAGGAGGCCCAGGCCCTTACCTGCCTCCTCCAGAGTCCCCCCGGCTGCAGGAAGCGCTCCCAGAAGCCCTCGACCAGCCCGGGCTTGCGCGGGGGCAGGACCGGCTCGCGCGGGCTCAGCTCCTGGTCCTTGAGCCAGCGGCGCCGGAGCTCGCGCAGCTGCTGCAACCGCAGCTTCTCGTCCGGGGTGTAGCCCAGCACTGCACGCGGCACCCCGCGCCCCACCTCCGACCCCGGAGCCATCGCCGCGGCCGTCCGCTCGCCTCGCCCCTCCCCCCCGACGGAAGCACGACCTTGCCCGGCAGGGAGGACAGCCGCCGGGAGGCCGGACGTGACGCCACCCCGGCGCCTGGGAGGCCGGAGCGCATAGAGCGAAAGACTAGAGTGGCAGGTGAAACAAAGATGGCGCCGTCGTGGGTTCAAAGAGGACAGTCCCCATTGGATGCCATTGGTTTCTCCACCGGCGCTTTTGACTTCctttaggccacaatcctctccacacttacctgggagtgagccccactgactggaatgggacttaggatggggctctgaggctgcaaccctgtccacactgacctgggagtagtcccactgactagaatggagttgggactgacaaaagaaaagtgtgtgattggcctgcggaactccttgccaccggaaagcggggcaggagggggttggaaCAGCTCACCAGATCCAGAACTCTTTGTTggaccttctggcccaacatggagtctctcaagtcagcgccagcaaaacagccagcgcagacttgagaagcctcattgcaggaCTTGGAGccctcccccaaggagacctccagctgcagccccgctgctccagtggggcagcttgggactgggctgtgagtgcgGCCTTTGAGGGAATCCAAGCTTCGCAGAACAAGTCCTTTTATGTTCATTAATATGGGTTTGTTCATcatttattctttttattttaatcttaGAATCACTGCATTTTAAATATCAAAGAGTAAAAGAAGTCCCAACAGATGGacacaattaaaacattattaCGTCTCACAGGCTATGCCAACACATGCTCATGAGTTCGTTCGGATGCAACTCTAGAATGTACTGGTACATCCCTGCCTGATACCACTGGCTAgttggcggggagggggggagttgtGCAGTGggggacatcctgcagttgggtgtcactcacagatgcctcctcaaagtaagggaaggttcgttcccttaccttggagatgcattgcccttatgtcagtgctggaaagtgctgaaaagcactgacataaggggtgaggattccACCCTTAGTTAACTATAGAATTAACAGGTTTTTCATTTTTTGAAGTGAATACACAGTAGTtaaatttttacaaaataatgTACAATTTGAAGTATTTTTAACTGAAGTTTCTTGAATGCAGCCTTATTAGATTACAGCTAACTTAATACCGCCTTCCAACATGAAAAGATCCCCCACCTCTGTCCTACACACTTCAGACTGGGTAGAAATTTTTATTTGGCAATCActaacttttttttctctctttaaaaacAGGGGATTGGACCAGATCCAAAATATCCATGTGACTAATATCATGACTCAATATCATGACTTTGTGCTGCTCTAATTGGAACTATACCTCTTTGTCTATTACATGGACACACAGAGGAATTCTTCACACAATCAAAATCTTTAATATTGACAGAATGGTGaatcttcccttcctctccccctgcccccaggaaAAATCAGCGCAAGCTGAGCATGATGGGTGTTGGTATTCCTTCTTGCTTTTATTCATCATGGAAGATATTCATCCCTTGCCTTCTTCCACAGAGCTCAGCTGTTTGACCATCTTCCCATGCACTCTGACTCGATAAATGCAGGTGAAGTTTGGGTTGCCCCAGTTGCTCTTCACATGGAACTTTATAAACAGATAGGGTTCCAAACCTTCATTCTGAAATATAAagaggaaaaaattaaataagtaaacATTTCTCCATAAGTATCATTTCTCCATGTTCAGTAGCACTTGGTCTTCTAACTGTttggtttcccaaactgtgggtcgcgagccactaggtaaatttcaggtgggtccccaattcatttcagtgtgtcttttatttttaatatattagacttgatgataccatggtatatgactgcatttgggaaatgttacagctctgtacttttaaaaggctgctacatatatgcttttaacaatgatactcaatggggcttactcccaggtaagtgtgaataggactgcaacCAATAGGATGCttgggtaattttttttaaaacagatcagcgaCTGCTTGGAAGTGTTAGGAGGAATCTTCTTTACTTTAAAATTTttacttagagtgcaatcctaaccagcttctcagtactgaggtaagggcaatacagctccaaggtaagggaacaaacattcccttaccttgaggaggcctccatgactgccactcaactgcaagggtgcagcacatgcccaattggcacagctatgccagtgctggaaatttggttaggatttgggccttaaatgatttgattgatgggatgttaaagattttcctgcttgatgacataacttccagtcatgacatcacttccaggttaatgacatcacttctgatggatcctgacagcttgtcattctaaaaagtgggtcccagtgctaaaaagcttgcGAACCACTGTTCTATCAGACTGAAAACAATTCACTATCCTATATGAGTATGCTGTAGCCTAATGG is a window from the Tiliqua scincoides isolate rTilSci1 chromosome 2, rTilSci1.hap2, whole genome shotgun sequence genome containing:
- the SMIM27 gene encoding small integral membrane protein 27; this encodes MAAVSTQTLEWIYSLMLLTIVLLSWGYVIYATRIAAQWQLQKYYPTGTQKF
- the NDUFB6 gene encoding NADH dehydrogenase [ubiquinone] 1 beta subcomplex subunit 6, which encodes MAPGSEVGRGVPRAVLGYTPDEKLRLQQLRELRRRWLKDQELSPREPVLPPRKPGLVEGFWERFLQPGGLWRRQVFKTYNAGVFVVVRLLIPFWISHYYVKYHLMAQPYGIVESKRKIFPGDTILETGEVIPPIEIPSSHH